In Alnus glutinosa chromosome 7, dhAlnGlut1.1, whole genome shotgun sequence, the sequence catgTGTGGAGTTGTTTTGCATGTAGGCTAATCATAGCGTAGAGGAATGGCGGTGCTAGGTTGGTGGTTGTGGTGGTCGGCCTCCATGGTCAAGATTTTAAGCCATGAGTGGTTAGGGGTAataatatcatttaaaaaatagggaaaatcaaaattactctTCATTTATTTCATCTATATCCATAATTACATTCTTCTACATCTCCATCTCGTATTTCATTACAATTCGGAaattcaaaagagaaaaaagaaaaaagaaaaaagaaaaaagaaaaaagaaaaaagaaaaagaccagCACGCTTCACTACCATTGTCAtttgttagaaagaaaaaaaaatggtaaatagATCACCTTCCTATGTCTTTTCATGTGAAAAGTCCAACTCgttatcttctttttatttcttttttttttttttaaatatattttgcatTGGCAGGAATGGATCTAAATTTGTCAACCAAATTGCTCAAGAGGTCTCAAGAACAATAAATCGTACATACTTATATGTTGCCAAGCATCCAGTTGGAATAGAGTCTCGTGTAGAAGACATCAATGTCCTTTTAAGTATTGGGATGACTGAGATACGCATGGTAGGGATCTTTGGAGTTGGTGGAATTGGTAAGACAACTATTGCCAAAGCGATCTATAACTTGATTGCTTATCAGTTTGAATATAGTTGTTTTCTTGCAAACGTTAGAGAAACTTCAATGCAAGAGTGTGGTATAATACAATTGCAAGagaaacttctttttgaattccTAGGAATCTCTTTGAAGGTTGGCAATGTTCATCGAGGAATCAATGTGATAAAGGAGAGGCTTTGTTGTAAAAGGGTTCTTTTAGTTCTTGATGATGTGGATCAAATAGTCCAATTAGAAACATTAGCTGGAGGATGTGATTGGTTCGGTTTAGGAAGTAGAATCATCATAACGACAAGAGATAAACATTTACTAACTAAGCATAAAGTTGATTTAACATATAAGGTGAAGAAATTGGATCACAATGAAGCTCTTCAGCTCTTTAGTTGGAACGCCTTCAAAAGTGACAAACCTAAAGACGATTTTGTGGAACTCACAAAACATGCAATACGTTATGCTGGGGGTCTTCCACTAGCTTTAACAGTACTAGGTTCGGATCTATATGGTAGAGATATACATCATTGGAAAAGTGCattggaaaaatataaaagaattccTGAGAAAAATattcaagaaaaacttaaaataagttATGATGGATTGGATGAAAGTGAGAAGAATATTTTCCTTGACCTTGCATGTTTCTTCAAAGGAGAGCATGTAGAATATGTCATTAAAATACTAGACAGTTGTGGATTCTTTCCATATATTGGTATCACTGTGCTTATGGACAAGTCTCTCATAACTATTGATGAGAGTAACGCGTTAGTGATGCATGACTTGCTACAAGAAATGGGTAGAGAAATTGTTCGCCAAGAATCACCCAAAGAACCTGGCAAACGCAGTAGATTGTGGTTTCATGAAGATGTTCGTTATGTACTAGAAGAAAATATGGTAAGAGTGACATCAAAAagcttttctaattttatttttgtaaaaatagaTGAACAGATGCACACAAAACACACACGCATacatacatatttatatatcatCCATCGATTGTAAGTAGACTGCTTTTGatgaaggaaaataaataaaatcatcatACCCAATTTCCTTTTACCCTATTCAAAGATAGATATAGTTTTTATGAGAATCTTGCCTTTTCTTTTATGAATGGCTAAGAGTAATACATCATTGACATTTTGAATATGATCACTTAATTTGGGACAttccaataataaaaacaaatcacccattttgaaaatctcaaaaagaagaaaagcaacATACAAAGCCAGACAAATGGAATataagtttgtttccttttcacaaagtaatatatatatatataacaaaactataattctagctAGCTAAACGTAGAATATGGAGAACTTTATTCTATGATTTTGGTACCACACTTATGCATTGTCTTACTAGGAAACAAACAAAGTTGAAGGCATATTGGTAGAGTTGCCTGAAGAAGACTTGATACATTTGAGTTCTAAAGCCTTCATGAAGATGAAAAGTCTCAGACTATTTATAAATCGCAATGCACGCTTTTCTGGAGGACCTAGTCATCTTTGTAATGAATTAAGATTGCTTGATTGGTCTAAATATCCTTTACAATCTTTGCCATCCAATTTTCATGGAAAGAAACTCGTTGCTTTTAGAATGTGTCATAGCCTCTTCAAGGAATTTGGGAAGGAATTAAAGGTACAATTGTTATTttcatcatttctttttttaagctaTGTTGTAAACTTCCTGCAGgctaatatatttctttttttcttttctctacaGAATTTCCAAAACTTGACAGTTATGGATTTTTCTGATTGTCAATTCCTAACGAAAATCCCGGATCTATCAAGAAACCCAAATTTAGAGGACTTGAATCTTGATAATTGTACAAGTTTAGTTGAGGTTCATGATTCTATTGGATTACTTGATAAGCTTGCTTATTTAGATCTTGGTGGATGCTCCAACCTAAAGAGTTTTCCGAGAAGCCTCAAGTTGAGATCTCTTGAAGAGCTAAACCTTCGAGGTTGCTCAAGTCTTCAGAGCTTTCCTGAAATTGAGTGTAAAATGGAATGTTTAACAAATATTAGATTAGACTACACTGCTATAAAAGAATTGCCTTCATCCATTGGAAACCTCACTGGGCTTCACCATTTATATCTAGAAGGGTGCAAAAACCTTATGCACCTCCCAAGTAGCATTTTTCAGTTGCAACATCTAGAGACTCTTCTTCTCAAAGATTGTTTAGAAGTTGTTGAGCTTCCAAAGATGGTGAGGGATGAAAAACAATCCATGCCATCTACTCTGTCTACTAGGGAATATGAAATTTCGTCAAGTGTGGAATTACTCCCATTATCGCCTCAAATGAATTCAAGCATTTCTAATGATAATTGTTCTTCAATAGCATTTCCATCACTGCGAGATTTGAATCTTGAAAATTGTCCCCTATTAAAATCAGATTTCCTTACGATGCTTAATTGTTTGTCCGCCTTGAGACAGCTAGATCTATCCAGGACTGATATTGTTAGTCTTCCTGCATGCATAAATAGATTTGTTAGATTGCGGCGCCTTCGATTGGAGGATTGCAAGCAACTTAAAGAAATTCTAGAACTTCCGCCAAATGTAGAAAATGTACATGCTAGTGGATGCATGACATTGGAAAGTTTTCCAAAAGTATCAGAAAAAATTCAATTCGATACATGTGACTTACAAGCTCCAAGATGGATTGACTTGTCCGAATGTTATAAAATGCTTGTGAATATAGGGAATCATGTGGCAAAACCTTTGTTGGCggtatatctctctctctctctctctgtgtttgtTTGTGCCTTGGTTAATTTGTAGGTTGTATTGCTGAAAAATTATCATATTCTTTTAACAGGGATATCTTAAGCAGCAAGAATTTGGCATTATATTTCCAGGAAATAGGATTCCAGACTGGTTCAACCATCATAAGGAGACTTCAAATAGTATTTCATGTGAAATAGATATTAACGGGCTCTTGCATTCAGATGAGATCAGAGGGATTGCTATATCTGCTGTTATTGGACCCATTCTTGCTGTAACCTTAGAAGTACTCCTTCCTTTTGTTGGTGTTAAGATCTTTGGTAATGGTGTCCAACTGTCTACTGGAAAAAGATTAGTTGATCCAATGGGCTCACAGCATGTATGGCTGGAGTACTTCATTCTAGAATCTGCCGGGTTAAAGTGGGACAATCTGCGAGTTGAGTTTCACAGTAATTCAGAATCAGTGTTCTTTACAAGTTGTGGAGCCCATCTGGTACACAAGCCTGGAGATAATGCGAAAGATCATGATCCAGGAATGCTCCATGAGGTTGGTGATGTCCATTTGGGTCCTCGcaaattgaagaaattgaaaattcaatagACGTAATGGATGGTACTCGCAACTCGGAATCCAATTCGTACCCACAACAGAAGAGGCCTTCTTCAACCTTGGGCATCGGAATTTCAGATTTGGAGGAGGATACACTACTCGGTGAGTCACAACTAAACCAATCAAATCACTCCCAACACTAAAACCTGCCAGTTTTTCTTAGCTAAAGGACCGTGTAAACGAACAAAGAATGGTTTTGGAAAATTAGCATGGCTTCCACGTTTTGCATAGAGCCTTTGCTATTGTATTAATAGAAGTATTATGATGATGTATAGTTTCATAAGGATTAGCGCTGCTGTTGTGTAGAAGATAAAAAAATCTGAATTCTTTTTCAATCATATTGTTACAAGATACAATTGAAGATGAAATCCAATACTATCTCAAGCGGCTGAGAGATCGTAAAAATtggggaaagaaaagaaaaagagtaaaaatCTTACGTTCCAGCTGCTTGTTTCTTGTGGCTTTTGGTTTGTAATTTCTCTTGTTTCCCTGTCATGTTGACAGATTGTTTTGTTTGTAGCCTGGTTTTCCAGCttgttttgttgggtttgttgGAGGAGTTTTAGAGCTTGTTTGCTCTTGTGTTTCTGTTTTGTGGTTTCTGGAGTTTGTACagttgatttgatttcaatataGTTCagttattcatccaaaaaaaaaaaaaaaaaaggaaaaaatatttaatctttaggttttattttatttgaatttagtcattgagtttctaatattaaaaatatgatccTTAGATTttgcataaattttaaaaaggcccatctgtcacttttttttttttttttttttcctcaagattaataatttatcatatttcatgtgtgtctcaattgacatATCAATACCTAATAAAAGGGGTTGGGATGTTCGGGGAAAATGGAGGGCCTGGGGTGGAGGCCACAACAAGCCGGTGATACGGCGAAGCATGCGGAAATAGAGGCCATCGAACCTTTTTTTGGTTCAAGTTTTGGCCATGGAAGAGTAGAGTAGGGTACTCTGCACTCTGCAGTCGTATCTCTTGGCGAATGGCTCAGAATGGGagctttggattttttttttcgaaattttcttttgttcttttctttttgttgtttttggctctttttttttcctcatttcttTCTCACACAAATTAGTCTTAGCACAACCCTGTTACAAAAaggcaaaattttaaaaatatgacaattaggataagacaaatattcataaatatgaccgttagaaaaagacaaaattttaaaaatatgaccgttagaataaaacaaatattcaaaattataaccgttaggaaaagataaatattcaaaaaagattaaataaagaatgaataaagaaatctgaaaaagtattatttaaatgatataatgatagtgaatagttaaaatagtgaggctgCAGAGAGTGCTTGTCAGTTTTGCTGTTTtagatagaaaaaaaagaaaaaaaaaatgcttgaactatatatatattaataggtCAGTCTATAATCTATATAGTACTGTCACATGATTTACAATCAAATATAATTGTTTTGTAGTTAAGTGATAAGTACTATGAAAGCTACCATATTAGTTTGGAAGAAATTgcagtaaaaattatattacacTTGCTAACATTGttcatatcaattttatttcatttgtatTATAGGTTTCAAATAGTTCATTTCGTAAATTTTCTCATAAAATAATGCTACTTAATTACTACTACATATCAaccattgatttttatttttattttttttttaaaaaaaacctgtGATTAATAGACACGGCCATATCAACCTAATAAGATATAGATGAAATGAAAGTGTAGTATGTAACATTGTTGTTTCTCCTATCAATTATTTCTAGTTTAATAAATGAGAATCTCATATTTTTATGATTGTGAATTTATACTTctccttttaaattatttttattcacaTTGAAGTTGAATATGTTATtcaacttgtttttttttttttttttttttttttcaatctaaatGAATCAATATAAAAGGATAAAATTTCTTACGATACACatacaactcttttataattattttataatttgttaaAGCCACATCAACCACTCGAAGTAACATGAAAAATGTGTATTACTCAAAGTTACATGAAAAATGTGTACGTATTGGACAACAGTAGAGATTATTAACAAAGGGTAATACTAGAAGGAAGACCATATTTTCATTGTGTCATTCCAAAATTAATTCAATAGTAGtctatcacaaattcaatgataattttaaaaagtacatcaattttaagataACACAAGAAAAATACGGACTTtctttctagcattactcatttacaAAACCAGTACCAGCACCAAGGTTCATTATGCTTTGAGACAATCTCAATGTCACTCCATCGCCGTTGAGCATGAGGATACGAGGTCAGAGCAAGCAACAAAAACTTAGATATCAAAGGGAGAGAAGAGATAGGGATAAGCCAATCTCATCAGATAAAGGAGAAGATAACAGCTTGAGATAGTATTGGATTTCATCTTCAATTGTATCTTGTAACTTGTAAGAATAAGACTGAAAAAGAAATCAGATTTTTATCTTCTACACAACAGCAGCGCTAATCCTTATGTTACAATACATCATCATAATCCTTCTATTAATACGATAGCAAAGGTTCTATGCAAAACGTGGAAGCCATGCTAATTTTCCAAAACCATTCTTTGTTCGTTTACATGGTCCTTAGTTAAGAAAAACTAGCAGGTTTTAGTGTTGGGAGTGATTTGATTGGTTTAGTTGTGACTCACCGAGTAGTGTATCCTCCTCCAAATCTGAAATTCCGATGCCCAAGGTTGAAGAAGGCCTCTTCTGTTGTGGGTGCGAATTGGATTCCGAGTTGCGAGTACCATCCATTACGTctattgaattttcaatttcttcaatttgCGAGGACCCAAATGGACATCACCAACCTCATGGAGCATTCCTGGATCATGATCTTTCACATTATCTCCAGGCTTGTGTACCAGATGGGCTCCACAACTTGTAAAGAACACTGATTCTGAATTACTGTGAAACTTAACTCGCAGATTGTCCCACTTTAACCCGGAAGAATCTAGAATGAAGTACTCCAGCCATACATGCTGTGAGCCCATTGAATCAAGTGTTCTTTTTCCAGTAGATAGTTGGACACCATTACCAAAGATCTTAACACCAACAAGAGGAAGGAGTTCTTCTAAGGTTACAGCAAGAATGGGTCCAATAACAGCAGATATAGCAATTCCTCTGATCTCATCTGAATGCAAGAGCCCGTTAATATCTATTTCACATGAACTACTATTTGACGTCTCCTTATGATGGTTGAACCAGTCTGGAATCCTATTTCCTGGAAATATAATGCCAAATCGAGGCTGCTTAAGATATCCCTGTTAAAAGAATATGATAATTTTTCAGCAATACAACCTACAAATTGACCAAGGCACAAACAAACACGTATAAGAgatagagatatatatatatagagagagagagagagagagagcgagagagagagagagagagagagagagagagagagagagataccgcCAGTAAAGGTTTTGC encodes:
- the LOC133874198 gene encoding disease resistance protein RPV1-like isoform X1, with the translated sequence MRLDSGSLLKGEAGGENWMTSSMTFRGISSSTYVTRPWTYDVFLSFGGAYTRNNFIAHLYYALDSKGINTFMDAELRRGDEISPAVIKAIEMSRISIIVLSKNYASSPSCLDELMKILECRKTKKQLVLPIFYNIDPSDVRHQIKSVGEALAKLEDIVKDDTKMQMWKTALTEVAKLSGWHLGDGNGSKFVNQIAQEVSRTINRTYLYVAKHPVGIESRVEDINVLLSIGMTEIRMVGIFGVGGIGKTTIAKAIYNLIAYQFEYSCFLANVRETSMQECGIIQLQEKLLFEFLGISLKVGNVHRGINVIKERLCCKRVLLVLDDVDQIVQLETLAGGCDWFGLGSRIIITTRDKHLLTKHKVDLTYKVKKLDHNEALQLFSWNAFKSDKPKDDFVELTKHAIRYAGGLPLALTVLGSDLYGRDIHHWKSALEKYKRIPEKNIQEKLKISYDGLDESEKNIFLDLACFFKGEHVEYVIKILDSCGFFPYIGITVLMDKSLITIDESNALVMHDLLQEMGREIVRQESPKEPGKRSRLWFHEDVRYVLEENMETNKVEGILVELPEEDLIHLSSKAFMKMKSLRLFINRNARFSGGPSHLCNELRLLDWSKYPLQSLPSNFHGKKLVAFRMCHSLFKEFGKELKNFQNLTVMDFSDCQFLTKIPDLSRNPNLEDLNLDNCTSLVEVHDSIGLLDKLAYLDLGGCSNLKSFPRSLKLRSLEELNLRGCSSLQSFPEIECKMECLTNIRLDYTAIKELPSSIGNLTGLHHLYLEGCKNLMHLPSSIFQLQHLETLLLKDCLEVVELPKMVRDEKQSMPSTLSTREYEISSSVELLPLSPQMNSSISNDNCSSIAFPSLRDLNLENCPLLKSDFLTMLNCLSALRQLDLSRTDIVSLPACINRFVRLRRLRLEDCKQLKEILELPPNVENVHASGCMTLESFPKVSEKIQFDTCDLQAPRWIDLSECYKMLVNIGNHVAKPLLAGYLKQQEFGIIFPGNRIPDWFNHHKETSNSISCEIDINGLLHSDEIRGIAISAVIGPILAVTLEVLLPFVGVKIFGNGVQLSTGKRLVDPMGSQHVWLEYFILESAGLKWDNLRVEFHSNSESVFFTSCGAHLVHKPGDNAKDHDPGMLHEVGDVHLGPRKLKKLKIQ
- the LOC133874198 gene encoding disease resistance protein RPV1-like isoform X2; this translates as MTSSMTFRGISSSTYVTRPWTYDVFLSFGGAYTRNNFIAHLYYALDSKGINTFMDAELRRGDEISPAVIKAIEMSRISIIVLSKNYASSPSCLDELMKILECRKTKKQLVLPIFYNIDPSDVRHQIKSVGEALAKLEDIVKDDTKMQMWKTALTEVAKLSGWHLGDGNGSKFVNQIAQEVSRTINRTYLYVAKHPVGIESRVEDINVLLSIGMTEIRMVGIFGVGGIGKTTIAKAIYNLIAYQFEYSCFLANVRETSMQECGIIQLQEKLLFEFLGISLKVGNVHRGINVIKERLCCKRVLLVLDDVDQIVQLETLAGGCDWFGLGSRIIITTRDKHLLTKHKVDLTYKVKKLDHNEALQLFSWNAFKSDKPKDDFVELTKHAIRYAGGLPLALTVLGSDLYGRDIHHWKSALEKYKRIPEKNIQEKLKISYDGLDESEKNIFLDLACFFKGEHVEYVIKILDSCGFFPYIGITVLMDKSLITIDESNALVMHDLLQEMGREIVRQESPKEPGKRSRLWFHEDVRYVLEENMETNKVEGILVELPEEDLIHLSSKAFMKMKSLRLFINRNARFSGGPSHLCNELRLLDWSKYPLQSLPSNFHGKKLVAFRMCHSLFKEFGKELKNFQNLTVMDFSDCQFLTKIPDLSRNPNLEDLNLDNCTSLVEVHDSIGLLDKLAYLDLGGCSNLKSFPRSLKLRSLEELNLRGCSSLQSFPEIECKMECLTNIRLDYTAIKELPSSIGNLTGLHHLYLEGCKNLMHLPSSIFQLQHLETLLLKDCLEVVELPKMVRDEKQSMPSTLSTREYEISSSVELLPLSPQMNSSISNDNCSSIAFPSLRDLNLENCPLLKSDFLTMLNCLSALRQLDLSRTDIVSLPACINRFVRLRRLRLEDCKQLKEILELPPNVENVHASGCMTLESFPKVSEKIQFDTCDLQAPRWIDLSECYKMLVNIGNHVAKPLLAGYLKQQEFGIIFPGNRIPDWFNHHKETSNSISCEIDINGLLHSDEIRGIAISAVIGPILAVTLEVLLPFVGVKIFGNGVQLSTGKRLVDPMGSQHVWLEYFILESAGLKWDNLRVEFHSNSESVFFTSCGAHLVHKPGDNAKDHDPGMLHEVGDVHLGPRKLKKLKIQ